From a single Ignavibacteriota bacterium genomic region:
- a CDS encoding DUF2911 domain-containing protein — MARRGEREHHDHLLDTGPHRRNIRSGGNVRAAHDPTTGPWTIILSTNGTSWGSYFYKQSEDALRFSVTPRQEQFHEWLQYEFGAITDTSAVLSLLWENLRVPIALSFETPTLVLANAREAYLRGVAGFTWQGYNQAAQYAIQHGGDVNEALGWIDRSLQYGTNFTNLQTKATILDKRGDAAGAKALRTRAMQVATEAEVNTYGYTLMGAGRVDDAIAMFEANVKAHPDSWNVYDSLGEALETKGEVRGAIKNYEKALALVGDEANKKRLTETLTRLRAKK; from the coding sequence GTGGCGCGCCGGGGCGAACGAGAACACCACGATCACCTTCTCGACACCGGTCCGCATCGGCGGAACATCCGTTCCGGCGGGAACGTACGGGCTGCACATGATCCCACGACTGGCCCATGGACGATCATCCTGAGCACGAATGGAACATCCTGGGGAAGCTACTTCTATAAGCAAAGCGAGGACGCGCTGCGCTTCTCCGTCACGCCACGACAGGAACAGTTCCACGAGTGGCTGCAATACGAGTTCGGTGCGATCACCGATACCAGCGCCGTCCTCTCCTTGCTCTGGGAGAACCTGAGGGTCCCCATCGCACTTTCCTTCGAAACGCCCACCCTCGTGCTCGCCAACGCCCGTGAAGCCTATTTGCGCGGTGTGGCCGGGTTCACCTGGCAGGGCTACAACCAGGCGGCACAGTATGCCATCCAGCACGGCGGCGACGTGAATGAAGCGCTCGGGTGGATCGACCGGTCGCTGCAGTATGGCACGAACTTCACCAACCTTCAGACCAAAGCCACCATCCTGGACAAACGGGGTGATGCAGCCGGCGCAAAGGCGCTGCGGACGCGCGCCATGCAAGTGGCAACGGAGGCCGAGGTGAATACCTATGGGTACACCCTCATGGGTGCAGGCCGCGTGGACGATGCCATCGCGATGTTCGAGGCGAATGTGAAGGCACATCCGGATTCATGGAACGTGTACGACAGCCTCGGCGAGGCGCTCGAGACGAAGGGTGAGGTGAGGGGCGCGATCAAGAACTACGAGAAGGCCCTGGCACTCGTCGGCGATGAGGCCAACAAGAAGCGCCTCACGGAGACCCTCACCCGCCTGCGCGCGAAGAAGTGA
- a CDS encoding alpha/beta fold hydrolase — protein MRSLCGYLSLVLALGALVARAQTTIDSSLVMNDGVHIETTLVLPPDSTRPAGGFPAVIYVHGLGGNKDGSALIGTIISANGFASFTYNVRGQGTSGGLSTIMGPREVQDLRDLVAYLRSRPGINPDAIGIAGGSQGGVHAWIAAINRIPGITCIATLLAPPSYAADLAPNNTIKQQLQAELSLGSVRFDPIRDRIRSFVLMENMDSVRAFIAQRDLSPYVDSVRIPVIQSLGWADVIFPVNGAIRARAQLAARGIPIWSYFGTNGHSEPINVPEYLFTVQMMLDWFHHWLKAPMLPDVASPRVIFADDSPGWPHRETAVWPPAPAATLRLYPGGYAPGDSGSGSLIPTPPSTTDSHAFSLVHDPATHPNAPGTRVCRLGVSQRFPFHTRTFPIPATVRYA, from the coding sequence ATGCGTTCATTGTGCGGATATCTCTCGCTGGTGCTTGCGCTGGGCGCACTCGTCGCACGAGCGCAAACGACCATCGATTCGTCACTCGTGATGAATGACGGCGTTCATATCGAGACCACCCTTGTCCTCCCCCCGGATTCCACGCGCCCTGCCGGGGGATTCCCGGCAGTGATCTATGTGCATGGACTCGGTGGCAACAAGGACGGAAGTGCGCTGATCGGGACCATCATCTCCGCCAATGGTTTTGCGAGTTTCACGTACAACGTGCGCGGACAGGGAACGTCGGGCGGTCTTTCCACGATCATGGGTCCTCGTGAGGTGCAGGACCTCCGCGACCTGGTCGCCTACCTCCGGAGCCGGCCCGGCATCAACCCCGACGCGATCGGGATCGCCGGCGGATCACAGGGTGGCGTCCATGCCTGGATCGCAGCGATCAACAGGATCCCGGGTATCACGTGCATCGCCACGCTCCTCGCCCCACCGTCGTACGCCGCCGACCTTGCACCGAACAATACGATCAAGCAGCAACTCCAGGCAGAGCTCTCCCTCGGGTCGGTGCGGTTCGATCCCATCCGTGACCGCATCCGCTCGTTCGTGCTCATGGAGAACATGGACTCCGTCCGTGCGTTCATTGCGCAACGCGACCTGTCCCCGTATGTGGACAGCGTCAGGATCCCCGTGATCCAGAGCCTCGGATGGGCCGATGTGATCTTCCCGGTGAACGGCGCGATCCGTGCACGCGCTCAGCTCGCCGCGCGTGGGATCCCCATCTGGTCCTATTTCGGCACCAACGGACACAGCGAACCCATCAACGTTCCGGAATACCTCTTCACCGTCCAGATGATGCTCGACTGGTTCCATCACTGGCTCAAAGCGCCGATGCTTCCGGACGTTGCTTCACCAAGGGTCATCTTCGCGGACGACAGTCCGGGGTGGCCTCACAGAGAGACCGCGGTCTGGCCGCCAGCACCGGCTGCCACCCTCCGCCTCTATCCGGGTGGCTATGCGCCTGGCGACAGCGGCTCCGGGTCTCTCATCCCCACCCCGCCGTCCACCACGGACAGCCATGCATTCTCTCTGGTACATGATCCGGCTACACATCCGAACGCGCCTGGAACGAGGGTATGCCGGCTCGGCGTTTCTCAACGCTTTCCGTTCCACACCCGTACGTTTCCGATCCCTGCAACTGTCCGA